CGACCTCGGCCGGCGGCTGCTCGACCAGCGCTGCGGCGGTGGCCGGCGCGGTGAGGTCCGGGTCCAGCATGGCGGCGGTGCCGTAGAGGCGGAAGAACTCGGTCTCCACCGTCGCGTCGCGCAGGCGGCGATAGAGGTCCCACCCGGCGGTGATGGCGGTGGCGGCGAAATGTTCTCCGGCCACATGCACGCCCTTGTCGTCGCGCGGGGTGCGCTGGCTGCGGGCGAAATCGGCCAGCGGCGCCATCGCCTTGAGCCATGGATTGAGATCGGACAGGCCCCAGCGCACCGCGCGCAGCGGATGCACCGCGCGCACGAGGCGGCCCATCTCCGGCGTCACCACGGCGGCGAGCGCGGGATGGACAAAGGTCTCGTAAAGCCGCGAATTGGTCTGCGAGACGTTGGCCACCACCTCGAACGGGATCTCGTCCTTGCGGTTATACTTCTGCAGCACCGCGAGATCCTCCACCCGGCGCTCGGTGAGGGTCACGTCATACTTCACCTCGGGGCCGGACCGGTCCTCCTCGATCTTCATGCCGTAGAGGCCGGGCGGCAGCGCCTCTACATAATCGAGAAGGTCCACGATCTGCGCATGCTCGCGCCGGGCGATGGCGCCAGAGACGAAGATGCCGAGATGGCCCACGCTCTCATGCATGAGGCCGACGATGACCTGCCCGGCATCCTTCAGCGCCTGCGTGGTGGGGTAGAGGTCCGCCACCCAGTTGATGGCCTGCTGGGGCGGGGTGATGTTGTCGCCCAGCGAGGCGAAGACGATGATGGGCGAGCGCACGGCCTTCAGATCGAAACTCTTGCCCGGCGCCCATTCCGCCTTGCCGGCGGCGAGCCGGTTGCCGACGAAGAGGTTCTCGACGATCCAGCGGATCTCTTCCCGGTTCATCAGGAAGTAGCCGCCCCACCAGCGCTCGAATTCGAGAAAGCGCGGTGGCTCGGTGTCGATTTTCGAGTAGAGCGAATAGTATTTGGTGAAATACGTATTCGCGGGGTTGAGATACTCGAAATTGTCCACCAGATAGGCGCCGTCGAAGACGCCGCCGCCGAGGTCCGCCGCGAGCGAGGCGGTCCAGGCCCCGCCGAGCACGCCGCCGGCATAGCGCATGGGGTTCTCGGCATCATTGCCGGCCCAGTAGGACATGGGCGCGCCGTTCACCACGATGGGCCCCACATTGTCCGGGTCCAGCGCGGCGACCAGCATGGCCGCCCAGCCGCCCTGGCAATTGCCCATCACCACCGGCCGCTCGCGGGTGGGATGGCGCTCGCGCACGAGGCGCACGAACTCGGATTCCGCCAGCGACACGTCCGCCAGCGTCTGCCCCGGCACCGGCTCGGGGAAGAAGATGACCATGTAGACCGCATGGCCCGCCTTCAGCGCGAAGCCGACTTCCGACTCCTTCTTGAACCCGCCGATGCCCGGCCCGTGGCCGGCGCGCGGATCGATGATGAGGAAGGCGCGCTTCTCGGGATCGACCGTCACGCCGTCCGGCGGCAGGATGCGCACGAGAGCGTAATTGCAGGGCCGCGCGAAGGTGCGGGCATCCGCCACCATCTCATGGTCGAAGGCGAGCAGCGGCGGCTTGCCGGCCTTCTCGTGCGCGATCCAGTTGTTGCCACGCTGGCGCATGGTGTCCCAGAAGATCAGCGAGCGCTGGGCCGCGTCGAAAGCGTAGGAGACGCTGTCCCGCCACGCCTCGGCCGGGGTCTGCGGGCGGCCCGCCCCGGCGAAGGCGGAGGCCGCATCACGCATGGCCGCGCCATAGGCCGAGACCGCCTCGCCGATGCGCAGGCGGTAGATTTCCGCCACCCGGCCGTAGACCTTCATCATGTCCATGGGATGCATGGGAGCCTCCTCAGGCCGAAGTCGTGTCGGCAGCCGTATGCGACAGCACCTGCCGCATCTCGCGCACGATGGTCCATTCCTCGTCGGTGGGGATCACATAGGCCTGCGGGCCGCTACCCCGCGTGATGCGGGTGGCGCCGGCGCGGTTGGCCTCGGCGTCCAGCTCGAAGCCGGCCCAGGCGGCGGCGCGGAGCACCTCGGCGCGGGTCTCGGCATCGTTCTCGCCGATGCCGGCGGTGAAGACGAGGGCATCGATGCCGCCCAGCGCCGCCACCAGCGAGCCGAACTCGCGGTTGATGCGGTAGACGAACAGGTCGATGGCCCGCCGCGCCCCCGCATCCGTCTCGCAGCGCTCGCGCAGCACGCGCATGTCGTTGGAGAGGCCGGAGACGCCGATGAGCCCGCACTTGGTATAGAGGAAGTGCTCCGCCTCCTCCGCGCTCATGCCCATCTCGCGCTGGAGATAGAAGACGACGCCGGGATCGATGCTGCCGCTGCGCGTGCCCATCACCAGCCCGTCGAGGGCCGAGAAGCCCATGGTGGTGGCAATCGAGCGCGACGCCTCATAGGCGCACAGGCTTGCCCCGTTGCCGAGATGCGCCGCCACCACCCGCCCCTTGGCGAGGCGCGGGTCCACCTTGGGGAACTGGGTGGCGAGAAAAGCGTAGGACAGGCCGTGGAAGCCGTAGCGCTTCACCCCCGCATCGGTCATCGACTGGGGAATGGCGAACATCTGCGCCAGTTCCGGCTGGGTGCGGTGGAAGGCTGTGTCGAAGGCCGCCACCTGCGGCAGGCCGGGCACGCGGCGGGCGATGATGCGGATGGGTTCCAGGCTCTTCGGCTGGTGCAGGGGCGCGAGCGGGGAGAGGGTGTCCAGCTCGTTGATGATGGCGGGCGTCAGCTCCACCGCATGGGTATAATGCGGGCCGCCATGCACCACGCGGTGGCCCACGGCGGCGAGCTGGTGGCCGCCCCGGTGGGCGCCGAGCCAGTCGGAGAGGTAGGCCAACGCCTCCTCGAAGCCGAACGCGGTCTGTCCGGCCCAGTGCTCTTCCCCGACGGTCGCGCCCTCGTGATCCTTGACCTTGAAGTGCGGGTCAGTGCCCAGCCCCTCGAACAGGCCGCGATAGATGCGGTTGGGCACGTCCGCGCCATCGTCCAGAAACACCTGGAACTTGAGGCTGGAGGAGCCGGCGTTGAGGACGAGTTGCACCTTTGCCATGGGTTCAGCCCTCCAGCGCCTTGGCCGCCGCCCGCGCGGAGGCCTGTTGCGCGGCGGCGAGCAGCGCGGCCACGGCGCAGGAGGCGAGGCGGGTCGTCGCCGAATCCGCCCGGCTGGTGAGGATGATGGGCACCCGCGCCCCCACCACGATGCCCGCCGCATCGGCGCCGGCGAGGAAGGAGAGGCTTTTCGCCAGCATGTTGCCGGCTTCGAGGTCCGGCACCACCAGCACGTTGGCCCGCCCCGCCACGGGGGAAGAGATGTGCTTGATGGCCGCCGAGCCGAGGTCGATGGCATTGTCCAGCGCCAGCGGCCCGTCCACGATGCCGCCGGTGATCTGGCCGCGATCGGCCATCTTGCAGAGGGCCGCCGCCTCGATGGTGGAGGGCACGGCGGGGTTCACCGTCTCCATGGCGGAGAGGATGGCCACCCGCACCTCCGGGAAGGAGAGCGCGTGCGCCAGCTCGATGGCGTTCTGCACGATGTGCGCCTTGTCCTCCAGCGAGGGGGCGATGTTGATGGCGGCGTCTGTGATGATGAGCGCGTCCGGAT
The nucleotide sequence above comes from Xanthobacter flavus. Encoded proteins:
- a CDS encoding acetate/propionate family kinase; this encodes MAKVQLVLNAGSSSLKFQVFLDDGADVPNRIYRGLFEGLGTDPHFKVKDHEGATVGEEHWAGQTAFGFEEALAYLSDWLGAHRGGHQLAAVGHRVVHGGPHYTHAVELTPAIINELDTLSPLAPLHQPKSLEPIRIIARRVPGLPQVAAFDTAFHRTQPELAQMFAIPQSMTDAGVKRYGFHGLSYAFLATQFPKVDPRLAKGRVVAAHLGNGASLCAYEASRSIATTMGFSALDGLVMGTRSGSIDPGVVFYLQREMGMSAEEAEHFLYTKCGLIGVSGLSNDMRVLRERCETDAGARRAIDLFVYRINREFGSLVAALGGIDALVFTAGIGENDAETRAEVLRAAAWAGFELDAEANRAGATRITRGSGPQAYVIPTDEEWTIVREMRQVLSHTAADTTSA
- a CDS encoding DUF3141 domain-containing protein, which translates into the protein MHPMDMMKVYGRVAEIYRLRIGEAVSAYGAAMRDAASAFAGAGRPQTPAEAWRDSVSYAFDAAQRSLIFWDTMRQRGNNWIAHEKAGKPPLLAFDHEMVADARTFARPCNYALVRILPPDGVTVDPEKRAFLIIDPRAGHGPGIGGFKKESEVGFALKAGHAVYMVIFFPEPVPGQTLADVSLAESEFVRLVRERHPTRERPVVMGNCQGGWAAMLVAALDPDNVGPIVVNGAPMSYWAGNDAENPMRYAGGVLGGAWTASLAADLGGGVFDGAYLVDNFEYLNPANTYFTKYYSLYSKIDTEPPRFLEFERWWGGYFLMNREEIRWIVENLFVGNRLAAGKAEWAPGKSFDLKAVRSPIIVFASLGDNITPPQQAINWVADLYPTTQALKDAGQVIVGLMHESVGHLGIFVSGAIARREHAQIVDLLDYVEALPPGLYGMKIEEDRSGPEVKYDVTLTERRVEDLAVLQKYNRKDEIPFEVVANVSQTNSRLYETFVHPALAAVVTPEMGRLVRAVHPLRAVRWGLSDLNPWLKAMAPLADFARSQRTPRDDKGVHVAGEHFAATAITAGWDLYRRLRDATVETEFFRLYGTAAMLDPDLTAPATAAALVEQPPAEVAAALAAIREGGFTDAGVRVALIGFKRGGNERRLSTLKQIRELVGYELGLLALPSDVAQAIIRRQSIIVDRNEAAAIATLPALLKTPQERSRLLAMLDRLTANMDIAPEAASVVDEVRAVLAADAALETHAQTHAQTGAQVVPFPLNVA
- a CDS encoding phosphate acetyltransferase, with protein sequence MTAHLAAAAAQDAQQTRHAKYDRLIAAAQALPKLRVAVAHPCDDVSLRAALEAAGLGLIEPILVGPPAKIAAAAAGGGLDLSGVRQVPAAHSHEAAEKAVALVRCGEADALMKGSLHTDELMGAVVARDTGLRTARRISHCFIMDVPSHPDALIITDAAINIAPSLEDKAHIVQNAIELAHALSFPEVRVAILSAMETVNPAVPSTIEAAALCKMADRGQITGGIVDGPLALDNAIDLGSAAIKHISSPVAGRANVLVVPDLEAGNMLAKSLSFLAGADAAGIVVGARVPIILTSRADSATTRLASCAVAALLAAAQQASARAAAKALEG